One window of Bacillus sp. THAF10 genomic DNA carries:
- a CDS encoding bifunctional cystathionine gamma-lyase/homocysteine desulfhydrase, with amino-acid sequence MHKKTKLIHGGIFGDPHTGAVSTPIYQVSTYKQESVGNFKGYEYSRTGNPTRHALEELIKDLENGKAGFAFGSGMAAITAVMMLFNSGDHVVFTDDVYGGTYRVMTKVLNRMGIDSTFVDTSNVENIEAAIKDNTKAIFIETPTNPLLKVTDIQKASLVAKKHNLLTIVDNTFSTPYWQTPITLGADIVLHSATKYIGGHSDVVAGLVVVNSEKLAEDLHFVQNSTGGILGPQDSWLLMRGIKTLGLRMEATEKNTQRIVEFLESHPFVGKVYYPGLEDHPNHEVAKQQAGGFGGMVSFDIGSAEKADQLLARIKYFTLAESLGAVESLISVPARMTHASIPAERRAELGIVDGLVRISVGIEDVEDLIADLKQAIEG; translated from the coding sequence ATGCATAAAAAAACGAAGCTGATACATGGTGGGATTTTTGGAGATCCGCATACAGGGGCAGTATCCACACCAATTTATCAGGTAAGCACATATAAGCAAGAGAGCGTTGGGAATTTTAAAGGGTATGAGTACTCGAGAACAGGAAATCCAACGCGTCATGCATTAGAAGAATTGATTAAGGATTTGGAAAACGGAAAAGCGGGCTTTGCGTTTGGATCTGGTATGGCGGCGATTACAGCTGTGATGATGCTGTTTAACAGTGGAGACCATGTTGTGTTTACAGATGATGTGTATGGTGGGACTTACCGCGTCATGACGAAAGTGTTAAACCGTATGGGCATTGATTCTACTTTTGTGGATACTTCTAATGTAGAAAACATTGAAGCGGCCATTAAAGATAACACAAAGGCAATCTTTATTGAAACACCGACGAATCCATTGTTAAAAGTAACAGATATTCAAAAGGCTAGTCTTGTTGCGAAAAAGCATAATCTCTTAACGATTGTGGACAATACGTTCAGTACGCCATACTGGCAAACACCAATTACTTTAGGTGCAGATATTGTATTGCATAGTGCAACGAAATATATTGGCGGTCATAGTGATGTGGTTGCTGGCCTTGTGGTTGTAAATTCTGAGAAACTAGCAGAGGATTTGCATTTTGTTCAAAACTCTACTGGTGGTATTTTAGGGCCTCAGGATTCATGGCTATTAATGCGCGGCATTAAAACGCTGGGCTTGAGAATGGAAGCGACAGAGAAAAACACACAGCGTATTGTGGAATTCCTTGAAAGTCATCCGTTTGTAGGGAAAGTGTATTACCCAGGACTTGAGGACCATCCAAATCACGAGGTAGCAAAACAGCAGGCAGGTGGCTTTGGTGGAATGGTATCCTTTGATATTGGAAGCGCGGAAAAAGCGGATCAACTCTTGGCTAGAATTAAATACTTCACCCTAGCAGAAAGTCTTGGAGCGGTTGAAAGCTTAATTTCTGTTCCAGCTCGAATGACGCATGCATCTATCCCTGCTGAACGTCGTGCGGAGCTTGGTATTGTTGATGGGCTTGTCCGTATCTCTGTAGGGATTGAAGATGTAGAAGATCTTATCGCAGACTTAAAACAAGCAATAGAAGGTTAA
- a CDS encoding PLP-dependent cysteine synthase family protein has product MKVYKNVHSLIGNTPLVELSNVELPKGVRLFAKLEFYNPGGSIKDRLGKELLEEAIRTGKLKEGGTIIEPTAGNTGIGLALAAVGTSYKVMVCMPEKFSIEKQELMKALGATIVHTPTPLGMKGAIAKAQELLKEIPNSYCPQQFGNPANPETYYKTLGPELWEQLDGNVDVFVAGAGTGGTFMGTARYLKERNPSVKTVIVEPEGSILNGGESGPHKTEGIGMEFLPGYMDEAYFDGIHTVYDVDAFDRVKELAQKEGLLVGSSSGAALHAALLEAQTAKEGTNIVVIFADSSERYLSKKIYEGGI; this is encoded by the coding sequence ATGAAAGTATATAAAAATGTTCATAGTCTCATTGGCAATACTCCGCTTGTGGAGTTAAGCAATGTAGAGTTGCCAAAGGGAGTGCGGCTTTTTGCGAAGCTGGAATTTTATAATCCTGGTGGAAGCATTAAGGACCGGCTTGGAAAAGAGCTATTAGAGGAAGCAATACGTACTGGAAAGCTAAAAGAAGGGGGCACCATTATTGAGCCTACTGCTGGAAACACCGGAATTGGCTTAGCGCTGGCGGCTGTTGGCACGAGCTATAAAGTGATGGTGTGCATGCCGGAGAAGTTCAGTATCGAAAAGCAGGAGCTCATGAAAGCCCTTGGTGCAACAATTGTGCATACTCCAACCCCGCTTGGGATGAAGGGTGCAATAGCTAAAGCGCAGGAGCTTTTAAAGGAAATCCCGAATTCCTATTGTCCTCAGCAGTTCGGAAATCCAGCAAATCCAGAAACGTACTATAAAACACTTGGTCCGGAGCTTTGGGAACAGCTAGATGGTAATGTGGATGTGTTTGTTGCTGGAGCAGGTACTGGTGGAACATTTATGGGAACAGCAAGGTACTTAAAGGAAAGGAATCCTTCTGTGAAAACAGTGATTGTGGAGCCAGAGGGATCCATCTTAAATGGTGGCGAGTCCGGTCCTCATAAAACTGAAGGAATCGGAATGGAATTTTTGCCAGGATATATGGATGAAGCGTATTTTGATGGGATTCATACGGTATATGATGTGGATGCGTTTGATCGTGTGAAAGAATTAGCGCAAAAAGAAGGGCTGCTTGTTGGAAGCTCTTCCGGTGCAGCGTTGCATGCGGCATTACTGGAGGCGCAAACAGCGAAGGAAGGTACCAACATCGTGGTTATATTTGCCGATAGCAGCGAGCGTTATTTAAGTAAGAAGATTTATGAAGGAGGCATTTAA
- a CDS encoding helix-turn-helix domain-containing protein has product MDFSLIGKEIKILRSALNLSQAELSEGICTQSQISKIEKGEVYPLANTLYYIAERLGVDINYFYDLATNPQLSYVKEVFVQVRNLMNRSEFEEVYAIVENERKNPLFINNRKNKQFLLSTEGICIYHLKKDKKEALRLLQNALDLTKMTSKLLGEREIEILNSMAIVHFETNNCEDALIIFNRAIESYMKLPYHQDPTIKTKILYNKAKTLTRLKRLEESNDTCIQAIKWCVKQNSLYGLGNLYYHIGYNYSLLQCNDIAIEYYNKSIHIFIIQENKIFVKHIKEKINELSVLME; this is encoded by the coding sequence GTGGATTTTTCATTAATAGGAAAAGAGATAAAAATCCTACGGTCTGCTCTAAACTTATCACAAGCTGAGCTGAGTGAAGGGATCTGTACGCAGTCACAGATCAGTAAGATTGAAAAAGGGGAAGTGTATCCATTAGCTAACACCTTATATTATATCGCAGAAAGACTAGGTGTGGACATAAATTATTTTTATGATTTAGCCACAAATCCCCAGTTATCCTATGTAAAAGAGGTATTTGTTCAAGTAAGAAATTTGATGAATCGCAGTGAATTCGAGGAAGTTTACGCAATTGTAGAGAATGAAAGAAAAAATCCTCTATTTATAAACAATCGTAAAAATAAACAATTTCTCCTATCTACGGAAGGAATTTGTATTTATCATTTAAAAAAAGATAAAAAAGAGGCTTTAAGGCTATTACAAAATGCTCTGGACCTAACCAAAATGACATCGAAATTGTTAGGAGAAAGAGAAATTGAAATATTGAATAGTATGGCAATCGTTCATTTTGAAACAAATAACTGCGAAGATGCTTTAATAATTTTTAACCGCGCTATTGAAAGTTACATGAAATTACCATATCATCAAGATCCAACAATTAAAACAAAAATATTATATAATAAAGCAAAAACTCTTACTCGATTAAAAAGATTAGAAGAATCAAACGACACATGTATTCAAGCAATTAAATGGTGTGTAAAACAAAACAGCCTGTATGGACTAGGCAATCTTTATTATCATATTGGATACAACTACAGCTTGCTTCAATGCAATGACATTGCCATTGAATACTATAACAAATCCATTCATATTTTTATTATTCAAGAGAACAAGATTTTCGTAAAACACATTAAAGAGAAGATCAATGAGCTTTCCGTATTAATGGAATAA
- a CDS encoding recombinase family protein yields MIGIYCRVSTQNQADEGYSLETQEELCMKKAKQLGFSIKDVKIYREEGRSGEDIDRPMMNELRDDTANGLITKVIITDPDRLTRDLTDKLIVCKEWDRQGVEILFIDTEYQNTPEGQMFFNMRSVFAQYELAQIRKRTIRGRLRAVEKDKKIMPMRVAPYGYDYKDGELQINAQEAVFVNKIYKWYLEGQTLRGIGDKLYQEGALPKRKESKNFGATSISRILTSEIYIGKYIYNRRETKKIWGERTQSGKQKKTYKLRDESEWITVDVPPLIDIETFAKAQDKRQKNKRKGGNVKQQYLFKGMIRCKNCGRIWECTTYNGRTDKKTGEKKKYSVYRCPNLNPKRYGNGIEKCDSQSIRIELLESYIFDMIQSTLANKEVFVEAIKKEVENKDDTLDDQIEELKKKIKKKEEERDRVKRMFVVAQVITEDEMLKDMKKINEDIKIFKEKIIMLEAKLQQQEQKELSKEQVYSIIQNIEHLFNNNTMKFEEKRQLMEILVQEIAIDAKSNPIGITIKGLLDDIASSTQYQKI; encoded by the coding sequence ATGATTGGAATTTATTGTCGTGTGAGTACACAAAACCAAGCAGATGAGGGATATAGCCTAGAAACACAAGAAGAACTTTGTATGAAAAAGGCTAAGCAACTTGGGTTCTCCATTAAAGATGTAAAGATTTATCGGGAAGAAGGTCGCAGTGGCGAGGATATCGACCGTCCTATGATGAACGAACTACGTGATGATACAGCTAACGGTTTAATTACGAAAGTCATCATCACTGACCCTGATCGACTGACAAGAGATTTAACCGACAAGCTTATTGTCTGTAAAGAGTGGGATCGACAAGGGGTAGAGATACTCTTTATTGATACGGAATATCAAAATACACCAGAAGGTCAAATGTTCTTTAATATGAGAAGTGTCTTTGCTCAATATGAATTAGCTCAAATTAGAAAACGAACGATTAGGGGGCGCCTTAGAGCAGTAGAAAAAGATAAAAAGATTATGCCAATGAGGGTAGCACCGTATGGTTATGATTATAAAGATGGAGAATTGCAAATAAACGCTCAGGAAGCCGTTTTTGTAAACAAGATATATAAATGGTACCTAGAAGGCCAAACGCTTCGAGGAATAGGGGATAAACTCTACCAGGAAGGTGCGCTGCCTAAACGAAAAGAAAGCAAGAATTTTGGAGCAACATCCATATCTAGAATATTAACAAGTGAAATTTATATCGGAAAATATATCTACAATAGAAGAGAAACTAAAAAAATCTGGGGTGAACGCACACAATCAGGAAAGCAGAAGAAAACATATAAACTTAGAGATGAAAGCGAATGGATTACAGTAGACGTACCACCTTTGATTGATATAGAAACCTTTGCAAAAGCTCAAGATAAACGTCAGAAAAATAAACGAAAAGGTGGGAATGTGAAGCAACAGTATTTGTTTAAGGGAATGATTCGTTGTAAGAATTGCGGTAGAATATGGGAATGTACAACTTATAACGGGAGAACAGATAAAAAAACAGGAGAAAAGAAAAAGTACTCTGTATACCGTTGTCCTAATCTAAACCCAAAACGTTATGGAAACGGAATAGAAAAATGTGATTCACAAAGCATTAGAATTGAACTGCTGGAAAGTTATATATTTGATATGATACAAAGCACACTAGCAAACAAAGAGGTATTCGTAGAAGCAATTAAAAAAGAAGTAGAGAATAAAGATGACACACTGGATGATCAAATCGAAGAACTGAAAAAGAAGATAAAGAAAAAAGAAGAAGAACGAGATCGAGTAAAAAGAATGTTTGTAGTAGCTCAAGTGATAACAGAAGATGAAATGCTTAAAGACATGAAAAAAATAAATGAAGATATTAAGATATTTAAAGAAAAGATTATAATGTTAGAAGCTAAATTACAGCAGCAAGAACAAAAGGAACTTAGCAAAGAACAAGTGTATAGCATCATCCAAAACATTGAACATCTCTTTAATAACAATACTATGAAGTTTGAAGAGAAGCGACAGTTAATGGAGATATTAGTACAAGAGATCGCAATTGATGCGAAAAGTAACCCAATAGGAATCACCATAAAAGGGCTTTTGGATGACATTGCTTCTAGTACACAATACCAAAAAATTTGA
- a CDS encoding ABC transporter ATP-binding protein, producing the protein MITFRDVTKTYDDGTTAVQSFNLEIREGEFLVLIGPSGCGKTTTLKMINRLHKVSTGDILIDGKSITDHNIHELRWNIGYVLQQIALFPHMTIEENIAIVPELKSWKKKEISKRVDELLELVGLEPDTYKKRKPSELSGGQQQRVGVARALAANPPIILMDEPFSALDPLSREQLQQDFLKLKEKIQKTIVFVTHDMNEALTLGDRICLMKDGEIVQVGTPQEFLHHPKNDFVKSFIGNRQSVLQMPLGELLEEFVLMNTSQYPSPKEVDSSTSLGEALEIFSIESAITITHQNSPAGVLTRENVLLFLHKHSKEGGAVS; encoded by the coding sequence TTGATAACCTTTCGGGATGTAACAAAAACATACGATGATGGGACGACTGCCGTGCAATCGTTCAATCTTGAGATTCGTGAAGGAGAGTTTTTGGTTCTCATTGGACCGAGTGGGTGCGGAAAAACCACAACTCTCAAAATGATCAACAGATTACATAAAGTATCAACGGGGGATATTCTTATTGATGGAAAGAGCATAACAGATCACAATATTCATGAGTTGCGATGGAACATTGGGTATGTGCTACAGCAAATTGCTCTTTTTCCACATATGACCATTGAAGAAAACATTGCGATTGTCCCAGAGTTAAAATCTTGGAAGAAGAAAGAAATTAGTAAACGAGTGGACGAACTATTAGAACTGGTAGGTTTAGAGCCTGATACATACAAAAAGCGCAAGCCTTCTGAGCTCTCAGGTGGGCAGCAACAACGTGTGGGAGTGGCCAGAGCGCTTGCGGCAAATCCCCCGATTATCTTAATGGACGAGCCGTTTAGTGCCCTTGATCCCTTAAGCAGAGAGCAGCTGCAACAGGATTTTTTGAAGCTAAAAGAAAAAATTCAAAAAACCATCGTGTTTGTTACGCATGATATGAATGAAGCATTAACGCTTGGAGATCGTATTTGTTTGATGAAGGATGGAGAAATCGTTCAGGTAGGAACACCACAAGAGTTTCTTCATCATCCTAAAAATGATTTTGTAAAATCTTTTATCGGAAACAGACAAAGCGTTCTGCAGATGCCATTAGGAGAACTTCTCGAGGAATTTGTCTTAATGAACACCTCCCAATATCCATCTCCTAAAGAAGTGGATAGCAGCACTTCTTTAGGAGAAGCGCTTGAAATTTTCAGTATAGAATCTGCCATAACCATTACACATCAAAACTCACCAGCTGGTGTCCTTACAAGAGAAAATGTGTTGCTTTTCCTTCATAAGCACAGCAAAGAAGGGGGAGCTGTTTCATGA
- a CDS encoding Gfo/Idh/MocA family protein, which produces MINLALLGAWHVHTEGFLHAALATNKCQLTAVWDTNEERGKTLAKKYGVPFIEQLEELLRMEEIHAVMVECETTLHKDVIIKAARAKKHIFTDKILTTTTQEAEEIKMEVEENNVSFFISLESKEIGAYAYAKKLADEGILGDLTSLYFRRAHQAALVPTMLPDYWFDASQTGGGVTLDLGCHGFYLLTHFLGKPNTVTSRMGERMGTGNDEISTTIVEFEGGAIGTAHTSFLSYKLDNMLEIIGTEGILLVSGTPDTTFRMFLQTKNKLGYEELTLVPATQFPEDVMPSAEFVEMLSVGEKEHPLYNMQCALELTRLVESAYESAKSNTTMEIH; this is translated from the coding sequence ATGATTAATCTTGCGCTACTTGGAGCGTGGCATGTTCACACAGAAGGATTTTTGCATGCTGCTCTAGCAACCAATAAATGCCAACTTACGGCTGTATGGGACACGAATGAAGAAAGAGGAAAAACACTTGCAAAAAAATATGGTGTCCCATTTATCGAACAATTAGAAGAGTTGCTTAGAATGGAAGAAATTCATGCAGTGATGGTGGAGTGCGAAACTACGCTTCATAAGGACGTAATAATCAAAGCAGCACGTGCAAAAAAACACATTTTCACCGATAAGATCCTCACCACTACCACACAAGAAGCAGAGGAAATCAAGATGGAGGTTGAAGAAAACAATGTGTCGTTTTTTATCAGTCTTGAGTCAAAAGAAATTGGAGCCTATGCCTATGCAAAAAAACTTGCAGATGAAGGAATACTAGGGGACCTAACGTCTCTATATTTCAGAAGAGCTCATCAGGCAGCCCTTGTTCCTACGATGCTCCCAGATTATTGGTTTGATGCGTCACAAACTGGGGGCGGTGTAACACTCGACCTTGGGTGTCACGGATTTTATCTTCTCACGCATTTTCTAGGAAAACCCAACACAGTGACGAGTAGAATGGGGGAGAGGATGGGAACAGGAAACGACGAGATTTCCACAACGATCGTAGAATTTGAAGGTGGGGCAATCGGAACGGCTCATACTTCCTTTTTATCCTACAAACTAGATAATATGCTTGAAATCATAGGAACAGAGGGCATTCTTCTTGTATCCGGAACACCTGATACGACTTTTCGGATGTTTCTACAAACTAAAAACAAATTAGGATACGAAGAACTTACTCTTGTACCAGCTACCCAGTTTCCAGAAGATGTTATGCCAAGTGCTGAGTTCGTCGAGATGCTTTCTGTTGGAGAAAAAGAACATCCACTCTACAACATGCAGTGTGCATTGGAATTAACGCGTCTTGTTGAAAGTGCATACGAATCTGCTAAATCTAACACAACAATGGAAATCCATTGA
- a CDS encoding carboxypeptidase M32 has product MSTVPVLEKSIQEKVDAFTALDEKLCHYSDVLGLLSWDSKTKAPKKGRSLFGKARGTLSTEAFKLSISNEMGELLAFLTEEKVMEQLDAVTKACVMERKKDYDKSIKIPAQEYQEYVVLVNDANEAWEAARENNDFASYAPVLEKVLAFKKKFAEYYGYEGHPYNALLNEFEPGLTVETLDPLFKELREKSVEILNKIKASKSQPREDIFAQDYDVEAQKRFNQYLLPLIGFDMDGGRLDETVHPFASSVNTGDVRITTRYLKDNVRSAIFGTIHEAGHGMYEQGVNPEFEGRVIRRGTSFGIHESQSRFLENMVGRSKEFWVYFYKDLQEHFPTQLQDVSLDDFYRAVNKVDPSFIRVEADELTYNLHIMIRYEVEKGLFAGEYEVKDLPKVWNEKMEEYLGITPPTDTLGVLQDVHWSFGGFGYFPSYSLGNLYAAQILYTFLKEMPDFYDKIEQGDFKAIREWLGENIHQYGKLYSPNELIVRLTGEELDAKYLVRYLEEKYSEIYKF; this is encoded by the coding sequence ATGTCTACCGTTCCTGTTTTAGAAAAAAGCATTCAAGAAAAAGTGGACGCATTTACTGCATTAGATGAAAAACTTTGTCATTATAGTGATGTATTGGGCTTATTAAGCTGGGATTCCAAAACAAAAGCACCAAAAAAAGGGAGATCTCTTTTTGGAAAAGCTAGAGGGACACTTTCGACTGAGGCTTTTAAGCTTTCCATCTCTAATGAAATGGGAGAGCTGCTAGCGTTTTTAACCGAGGAGAAGGTAATGGAACAGCTTGATGCTGTAACAAAGGCTTGTGTAATGGAGCGAAAAAAGGATTATGATAAATCCATAAAAATTCCTGCTCAGGAATATCAGGAGTATGTAGTGCTTGTTAATGATGCAAATGAGGCATGGGAGGCTGCTAGAGAAAATAATGATTTTGCTTCCTACGCGCCGGTGTTAGAAAAAGTACTAGCCTTTAAAAAGAAGTTTGCGGAGTATTATGGATATGAAGGACATCCATATAATGCTCTTTTAAATGAGTTTGAGCCTGGATTGACTGTCGAAACATTAGACCCACTTTTTAAAGAGCTACGTGAAAAAAGTGTAGAAATTTTAAACAAAATTAAGGCGTCCAAGTCACAACCACGTGAAGATATTTTTGCGCAAGATTATGATGTGGAGGCGCAAAAGAGATTTAATCAGTATTTGTTGCCACTAATCGGTTTTGATATGGATGGCGGACGCTTAGATGAGACGGTTCATCCGTTTGCATCCTCAGTAAATACCGGAGATGTTAGAATTACCACGCGGTACTTAAAGGATAATGTCAGATCTGCTATTTTTGGCACCATTCACGAAGCAGGTCATGGAATGTATGAGCAAGGTGTAAACCCTGAATTTGAGGGTAGAGTGATTCGCCGTGGAACCTCATTTGGCATTCATGAGTCACAGTCTCGTTTCTTAGAAAACATGGTTGGTCGCAGCAAAGAATTTTGGGTGTACTTCTATAAAGACTTGCAGGAACATTTTCCAACACAATTACAGGATGTGTCGTTGGATGATTTTTATCGTGCCGTCAATAAAGTAGATCCTTCCTTTATCCGTGTAGAAGCCGATGAACTGACCTATAATTTGCATATCATGATTCGTTATGAGGTGGAGAAGGGTCTTTTTGCAGGGGAGTATGAGGTAAAGGACCTTCCAAAAGTGTGGAATGAAAAAATGGAAGAGTATTTAGGAATCACCCCTCCAACTGATACATTAGGTGTGCTACAAGATGTACACTGGTCCTTTGGTGGCTTTGGGTACTTCCCTTCTTATTCATTAGGAAATCTTTATGCAGCACAGATTTTATACACGTTCCTAAAAGAAATGCCAGACTTCTACGATAAAATTGAGCAGGGAGATTTTAAAGCAATTCGTGAGTGGCTAGGGGAAAACATTCATCAGTACGGAAAGCTATACTCTCCAAATGAATTGATTGTCAGATTAACAGGAGAAGAGCTTGATGCGAAGTACCTTGTTCGCTATTTAGAAGAAAAATACTCTGAAATTTACAAGTTCTAA
- a CDS encoding membrane lipoprotein lipid attachment site-containing protein has translation MNKLFFGFFLVAFLTACSPGVNSTEEVIIVDPPPESQKSADENTKDGTLYTKKNDED, from the coding sequence ATGAATAAGCTATTTTTTGGCTTCTTTCTAGTAGCATTTTTAACCGCCTGCTCTCCTGGAGTGAATAGTACCGAAGAGGTCATCATCGTTGATCCACCACCAGAATCCCAAAAAAGTGCAGATGAAAACACAAAAGACGGTACGCTTTATACGAAAAAGAACGACGAAGATTAA
- a CDS encoding ABC transporter permease/substrate-binding protein produces the protein MTFLQDLFEARGDQLWSAILEHIQISVIALAIAVVISVPLGIYLTRQERIAEPVIGITAILQTIPSLALLGLLIPLVGIGFVPAVIALFLYALLPILRNTYTGIKEVDTSLKEAAKAMGMTSMKRLFKVELPLALPVIMAGIRTAMVLIIGTATIVALIGAGGLGSLILLGIDRNDNALILLGAIPAALLAIVFDMILRIIEISAKKGSGKKAFIAGIVVVLLFLSPFAVMKATEPDLVISGKIGAEPDIIINMYKLLIENETDLQVELKPSLGNTTFVYRALKNKEIDIYPEYSGTAIITLLGEEPVSIDEEEVFEQAKAGLLKQDDLYYLQPMGFNNTYALAIPEEFAQQNDIATISDLNGAKNEIKAGFTLEFSDREDGYLGIQELYNITFENLTTMQAKLRYQAIESGDVNLVDAYSTDAEIQQFNLKVLEDDKNLFPPYQGAPLLRQDTIEEYPELEDILNKLENQINDDEMRNMNYQVTVEGKTPYEVAKEFLKSKNLLEE, from the coding sequence ATGACTTTTTTACAGGATCTATTTGAAGCACGAGGGGACCAACTTTGGTCTGCAATACTTGAACATATTCAAATCTCTGTCATTGCATTAGCCATTGCGGTTGTCATATCCGTTCCTTTGGGGATTTATTTAACTCGTCAGGAGAGAATTGCTGAGCCTGTTATTGGAATAACGGCTATCCTTCAGACGATTCCATCCCTTGCCCTTTTAGGTTTATTAATTCCACTCGTTGGAATCGGATTTGTTCCAGCAGTCATCGCCCTATTTCTATATGCACTTTTGCCTATTCTACGGAATACCTATACAGGAATCAAAGAAGTGGACACTAGCTTAAAAGAAGCGGCAAAAGCAATGGGAATGACGTCGATGAAACGGTTGTTCAAAGTGGAGCTGCCTCTTGCGCTTCCAGTCATAATGGCGGGAATCAGAACAGCAATGGTGCTGATTATTGGTACGGCCACCATCGTTGCCTTAATAGGTGCTGGGGGATTAGGAAGCTTGATCCTTCTTGGTATTGATCGAAACGACAATGCCTTAATTTTACTTGGAGCAATTCCAGCTGCCCTGCTTGCCATTGTTTTTGATATGATCTTAAGAATTATCGAGATCTCAGCCAAAAAAGGCTCAGGGAAAAAAGCATTCATCGCAGGAATCGTGGTTGTCCTTCTCTTCCTTTCTCCATTTGCCGTTATGAAAGCGACTGAACCAGATCTTGTCATTAGTGGGAAAATTGGAGCAGAACCAGACATTATCATTAATATGTATAAGCTATTGATAGAGAACGAAACTGATTTACAAGTGGAGCTAAAGCCTTCATTAGGTAATACAACCTTCGTATACAGAGCATTGAAAAATAAAGAAATTGATATCTATCCGGAGTATTCTGGGACAGCTATCATTACATTACTTGGAGAGGAACCTGTTAGTATTGACGAGGAAGAAGTATTCGAGCAAGCCAAAGCAGGCTTATTAAAACAAGATGATTTATACTATCTGCAGCCAATGGGCTTTAATAATACTTATGCATTAGCAATTCCAGAAGAATTTGCTCAACAAAATGACATTGCAACAATCAGTGACTTGAATGGAGCGAAAAACGAAATCAAAGCAGGATTTACGCTAGAATTTTCAGACAGAGAAGATGGATACCTTGGTATTCAAGAACTGTATAACATCACATTTGAAAATCTAACTACGATGCAGGCCAAATTACGTTATCAAGCCATTGAAAGTGGGGATGTAAATCTTGTGGATGCCTATTCGACAGACGCTGAAATTCAGCAATTTAACTTAAAAGTGCTAGAGGACGACAAAAATCTGTTTCCTCCATATCAAGGTGCACCACTGCTGCGTCAAGACACGATAGAAGAGTATCCAGAGCTAGAAGACATATTAAACAAATTGGAAAATCAGATTAATGATGATGAAATGAGAAATATGAACTACCAAGTCACCGTAGAAGGGAAAACACCATATGAGGTGGCCAAAGAATTTTTAAAAAGTAAAAACCTCTTAGAGGAATAA
- a CDS encoding YrhC family protein: protein MNVKELQGRMQDYVRFSIVLTTISVFLYIGVAFQNAGKASLQLYSMMGTTVLLLAFAIFFGFKARKIKQQLLEHEE from the coding sequence ATGAATGTAAAAGAGCTTCAAGGAAGAATGCAGGATTACGTTAGATTTTCCATTGTGTTAACGACAATAAGTGTATTTTTATATATTGGAGTTGCCTTTCAAAACGCAGGAAAAGCGTCTCTTCAATTGTATAGCATGATGGGTACTACCGTCCTATTACTCGCTTTTGCAATATTTTTTGGTTTTAAAGCAAGAAAAATAAAACAACAATTACTAGAGCATGAAGAATAA